AGTACCCCCAGCCAGGTACATTTTGAAACTGAAACCAGAAGTTGAATTTGAAACTACAAATCCTCCAGTCATCAATGGCGAGATACGACAGAGCTATAACCGTCTTCTCTCCGGACGGCCACCTCTTCCAGGTCGAATACGCCCTTGAAGCCGTACGCAAAGGTAACGCCGCCGTCGGTGTTCGCGGCACCGACACCATCGTTCTCGGCGTCGAGAAGAAATCTACCGTCAAACTTCAAGACTCTAGGTATAATACCATTCACACACCATCTTATTCCTTCATTGCAATTCAACTGTTTCTTATTACACCTAAAACCTAATTCGACGGATCATGTATGTTGATTTACTTTCAATTGTTACCATCGATCACTGGTTTTAGCTTCAATTATCCTTCGTTTCTGTTCGTATTTGCTTAAATTGGTACAAAATTAGCCACTTGATGCAAATATCAAACAGTAATTGAATCAAAATATATGAAAATTGGATCACGTGTGAAGAAGTTGGGTATGAATATTGCATATTTTGTTAGAGTCAAATGGAGTTTATGGCATGGGAGGATCTTAGTCagttgccccccccccccctttttcgCTTCCAACAGTAAATTTTTTATATGTATTGAGTCCTCTCTAATTTTTTCGATAAAACTTCCGGCCCCCTATTTAAAAGTTCACACTGGTTATTGGATCGAGAGGTGCTCAATAAAACCGTGTTCCAGAACTGGTAAAAAACCTGGAACCGGAACCGATAGAAACGGCGGTTTGAGAAACCACTCTTGTTGAAACCGGTTTAAACCAGTCAAAAGTCAGTTAGAATCGGAACCAGTGTGGAACCGAACCAATGCTTTTACACTTGGAAAACTGATATGGAACGAGAACCGGTTTGGGAAAATACTCGATTTCTGCACCTTTAGTTAAATCCTATGAGTTTTATGTAGAAGGATGATTATGGGTTATCAATAATTTTTGTCATATGTTGTTTTCAGATCAGTTAGGAAGATTGTAACCCTAGATGATCACATAGCATTGGCTTGTGCTGGACTTAAAGCAGACGCGCGTGTTCTCATCAACCGGGCGCGAATTGAGTGCCAGAGCCATCGGCTTACTGTTGAGGATCCAGTGACCGTGGAGTACATCACTCGTTACATTGCAGGTCTTCAGCAAAAATACACACAGAGTGGTGGTGTGAGGCCGTTTGGGCTTTCAACATTGATCGTGGGGTTTGATCCTTATACAGGTGTTCCGGCACTGTATCAAACAGACCCGTCTGGTACGTTTTCCGCGTGGAAAGCTAATGCTACGGGTAGAAACTCTAATTCCATGAGGGAGTTTCTTGAAAAGAACTACAAAGAGACCTCTGGACAAGAAACTGTTAAACTCGCCATTCGTGCTCTGCTGGAAGTAAGTATTGATTGCATGAGCACCCCTAATTTGTTCTGTATATTTCAACTAATCTCTGTTATTTACATTTTCTGCCATCATATCATGAATGAAATCATACATGATATAACAAATGAAGATTATATGTATTTGATACCTTTTTGAATAATGAAAGGTTGTTGAGAGTGGGGGGAAGAACATTGAAGTTGGTGTGATGACAAAGGAGGGACTGAAGCAACTTGAGGAAGCTGAGATTGACACAATTGTTGCAGAGATTGAAGCTGAAAAAGCTGCTGCAGAGGCTGCAAAGAAAGCTCCTTCTAAACAAACATAATTTCATTTGTCACTCTTATCAATTccaaataattattattttagacATTTTCAGTTACAAGTGAGTTGAGACATGTATCTGGCTTTTGGCAGTGTTTATGCAATTTGACTGTGTTGTGCCTTGTGAAATTGTTATATTTTCGTggtttgggtaatgggtcaaaacttATAGTAGTTTAGTACGTGCCAAAATAGGTCGAGTATCCCGTTGACCCTTAAACTTTGTTTGAATGCTCATGTTAGTGTTTAGGGATGATTATATGGTACCAATGTTGTAAGACAAGGTTTCCGAgaccgagtactccccgagtaatcgCTACAAGGCAGTTTGCCTATGCGACTTTTTTCaatccgcctaattactcggaatcgattAAGCGCGGTCAACTCAGGCCGATTTTgactttaaaaaaataaaacatagttCACGTGTTTATTCACTTTagtgtattaaataataaatatcaTTTTTAAAGTAATGAATATCAAATTTTGAATTACTTTATTATTtgaacatttttttttatttatattgatATTCACGTATTTTGTTACAAATATTAGTATATTTATGATATTTGACATATATATAACtttccgaaaactaatttcttgGTAATTTGACATGTCCGAATATTCTTCGGGTATtgtccgcctaggccgagtactctcaactcctcATTCGACTGACTAGGAAGCACCTAGCCACTTTTGCAACCATGTATGGTACCATTGGCTTAGTGATTTCTTGAACCTAAACTAAAACTTAAAAAATATAGGTTAGACAGAATTtcacaaatcaacctttatgttatatcTAAACTGCATTTcatacctttcactatgaaatcttccaaacccaacatttatgttcatgttttgataCATAGTACAACCTTTACCACAAATGTCGTTTAATTTCTTAGTTAAGTTACctcacatgctttgcatgtgagggtttttttagttattttacttattcttttaatatttgtttttcttaaataCATAATTAGAGGGTGAAATAGAGTTTTTCTAAAGGCCAGGGGGTCTTTCTGTTTCTTTTTCATTAACTTGCCCAAACTACATAAAACTTTGCATTTATCTTGACCATCTATCATTTCCAACCCTACAATACGCGATCATATTGTTAGAAAGGAACAACGGCATCGAGCGaaaaaaacaaaattacaaaTGGCTATCATTATTTATATCTATTATATTTATCACCATATATATACAATGAATTCGGAGAAAGACAAAGTCACAGACTTGATGAATTCGGGGAAAGACAAAGTCACATACACGTAAAAGATTTTTCTTCTTCGGTGATATCCTATTGGAGCCGGAGAATCTTTAATCTCGAGTCCTTGATAATGTATGTCATGCATAATATTCAATTCATATGTCAAAAAAAGAACACCTCAATCAAAATTGGGATAACAAAACACATCAAGAACTCAAATTGTAATAAAAAAGTATAAGGCGTCATCTTCTCAAACAAATCCGGCGTCGGCCTTCTCGTCAGGCAAGCCGCCGCTGCCGTAGACTCACAAGATTTAAAAGGACCTTCACCTTCACCATAATTTGAAAATAAACAGCTAGATTCATATAAATATGGTACCAATACGACACCGTCTTCTGGATCAACGACTTCTTCGTATATGGCGTCGTCTTCTCAAATAAATTTGGTGGTTGTGTTCTCATCAGGGAAGCAGCTGTTGTCGTCCACTCACCGGAAAAGGTGTATTGTTGACCGTCCTTGCAATCAAACCCGCAATGGACATGAATCAAACctaaaattagggttttgtttgAACGAAGGGGTGAAGCCAATCAACACATTTGTGGTTGATTATAAAAGGGTGTGTAAAAAGACCATGTACACATATTACATGTTAAAAACAGGTAAAAAACATGTATTTTACTAACTatcgggtattttatctagcgttttatcGCGTTTTAGAGattttaaaaattattttatCAACTTATAAAAATAATCTTATTAAAATATTACTGAATAGTATTTTATTATTCCAGATTGACTGCGTTGTCTACGTTTCACAGTATACGCGTGGTATTGCGCGGTGTGTGCTTAAATGCGCGAAATAAGAATTTTAAGTgctttaattaatttttcttcacAATTATGATTAAAAATAGGATTTTAATCATAACataatatttttaggattttaaccttatccgggcggtcaccgacgttcgtttcgcattttgttCATTACGCGATTAGCGTTTATCTTTTTATTACCAACTAAATATTCAGTTTAGTTTGGATTTACTAAGCTTCAATTATCACTAAAATAAcaccatgtttaataaaatattattatcaTTCATTCATTACACGTGTCACATCAGTACCGTACTGCCCTAAATTGCCGGGTGTCAGACCTCCATCACCTCATTTTCACTTTTCCAACTCTTCTACTCTCCAAAAACACTCTCAAATCAGTTATATATGCAAGTTTGGACAGAATCATTTTAAGTGCAAAAGTGAGTCAAAACCCACTTTCTTCTACTTTTCTTCACCCGATCTTCTTCTACaaagcttggaacacctctaggagtgtttTCAGAAGATTACCATGGTAATCcaaggtggaacatcaccattttgaggtccaaactttctgttttggaagaTTTTGCTTTAAGCTTTATTAAACTCCTACTTTCTTACATAAATCTTGTacctactgtcacaccccgaccacgtaaaacatcaaatcgtggcggaaacatcggggagtgttgtaacagaattattgttccacaaccaaggtaattaaaatattattttattcatcacccaggggtggaatacattgtttcaaacaagaaccaacaagttatattgtcttaaaactacagaaataaagagcacatgacgaaattaaactacgtctagttctgttttatgtcactaaggccaagtccaccctagcgtgtcacgatcatcctacgcattcgctcctgaaacacatgtgaaaacaaagtacgttagcataaaaatgccagtgagtaacataggtttttgtgaaaataggattcatgacttaggttttagaaaagggttgtttaacgaagtcagtcatgatccttgtaacatgttttgttttataaattatttgaaaagcgatgataaagtagatgatatgtgaaaaagtaatgtaaggtttaaatgaataactaagtaaaatgagtttgtatatatatatcgaacagtgttgtaaaacaatgtcttgtgaaaaatatgttatttgtaagaaaaatgaataagtccaagttgaatgacttaaataaaccacccaatgaaagttgcccatgtctaaaccatttgcccaatgttattgtgaaaaccatgtcaaaatgtatatatcaatatcaacattgtctatgtcaaatatcaatcatgtaatgtgtactcaaaatgtcaatgtatggttagtgaaatatgtatcaactaaaccataggaaaaatgcacaaaacagtgtattgaagtaaaacatggtttaaatcaacgctatgttttgtggaaaatgcatgctataatgaatacagacatttatgcggtattgtgaaaatgcatacatccaagccttgcaactgtggtgataaacctttaaacaaattaaaggtctatctgtctaaatgttttaatcgaattcggtcattccttccaatccaaacatacccaggatttcaggaacgggagttgtcaattcctatggtaccattacctactaacgagcggcgtgatcaatgttaatgaatgtatattgtcccacttaaacaaaccaaatgtcatacccaaaatgtaagcatgaaaatgtcatgtaaaacaaatgcactaagtatgatgaacatacatagcgtgaaaatgtcatgtaaaataaatgcactaagtatgatgaacatacatagcgtgaaaatgtcatgtaaaacaaatgtactaagtatgatgaacatacatagcgtgaaaatgtca
This is a stretch of genomic DNA from Helianthus annuus cultivar XRQ/B chromosome 16, HanXRQr2.0-SUNRISE, whole genome shotgun sequence. It encodes these proteins:
- the LOC110915484 gene encoding proteasome subunit alpha type-7 is translated as MARYDRAITVFSPDGHLFQVEYALEAVRKGNAAVGVRGTDTIVLGVEKKSTVKLQDSRSVRKIVTLDDHIALACAGLKADARVLINRARIECQSHRLTVEDPVTVEYITRYIAGLQQKYTQSGGVRPFGLSTLIVGFDPYTGVPALYQTDPSGTFSAWKANATGRNSNSMREFLEKNYKETSGQETVKLAIRALLEVVESGGKNIEVGVMTKEGLKQLEEAEIDTIVAEIEAEKAAAEAAKKAPSKQT